One genomic region from Desulfuromonas sp. TF encodes:
- a CDS encoding (Fe-S)-binding protein, translated as METVAPFKEIIEVIKENGGDSFKYCYQCGRCDAVCPWNRVTKFSMRKIIRQATFGLTEIENEGIWRCSTCGTCPTNCPRGVDQIEAGVALRKLAAEYDVYPGHVAPIRNVVASLTSEGNSLGGDRDKRAEWAKGLPVKTFTEDMEVLYFTGCYLSYDPRMRQVAAATAKVLNKAGVDFGILGSRESCCGESIRKTGNEELFKRLAKDNIKAFVDAGVKKVIVSSPHCYHSFKNEYPEFMVNFEVVFISEFIAELVNEGRLQLTGEYGKKVTYHDPCYLGRHNGIYDKPRELLNKVPGLELSEMADSREKSLCCGGGGGRIWMETPKEERFSGLRVRQAVDAGAEVLVTSCPYCITNFTDSSLELDEGALQIMDITEIIQAVI; from the coding sequence GTGGAGACCGTAGCCCCCTTCAAGGAAATAATCGAGGTCATCAAAGAGAACGGCGGCGACTCGTTCAAATACTGCTACCAGTGCGGAAGGTGCGATGCCGTTTGCCCGTGGAACAGGGTCACTAAGTTCAGCATGCGCAAGATCATCCGCCAGGCGACCTTCGGCCTCACCGAGATCGAGAACGAAGGGATCTGGCGCTGCTCCACCTGCGGGACCTGCCCCACCAATTGTCCCCGGGGAGTGGATCAGATCGAGGCCGGAGTGGCCCTGCGCAAACTCGCCGCCGAGTACGATGTCTATCCGGGTCACGTCGCTCCGATTCGTAATGTCGTGGCCAGTCTCACCTCCGAGGGCAACTCCCTGGGCGGAGATCGCGACAAGCGGGCGGAATGGGCCAAGGGCCTGCCCGTAAAAACCTTCACCGAGGACATGGAGGTTCTGTACTTCACAGGCTGCTACCTGAGCTATGATCCGCGGATGAGACAAGTGGCCGCCGCCACCGCCAAGGTCCTGAACAAGGCGGGCGTGGATTTCGGGATCCTCGGCTCCAGGGAAAGCTGCTGCGGAGAAAGCATCCGCAAGACGGGGAACGAAGAGCTGTTCAAGCGGCTGGCCAAGGACAACATCAAGGCGTTCGTCGATGCCGGCGTGAAGAAGGTTATCGTCTCCTCGCCCCATTGCTACCACAGCTTCAAGAACGAATATCCCGAGTTCATGGTGAACTTCGAGGTGGTCTTCATCTCCGAATTCATCGCCGAGCTGGTCAACGAAGGGCGGCTGCAGCTCACCGGGGAGTACGGAAAGAAAGTCACCTATCACGATCCGTGCTACCTGGGTCGCCACAACGGCATCTACGACAAACCCCGCGAACTTCTGAACAAGGTTCCCGGTCTCGAGCTGAGCGAGATGGCCGATTCGCGCGAGAAGAGTCTGTGCTGCGGCGGCGGCGGAGGCAGGATCTGGATGGAAACGCCCAAGGAGGAGAGGTTCTCCGGCCTGCGCGTGAGACAAGCCGTCGATGCCGGAGCCGAGGTCCTGGTGACTTCCTGTCCCTACTGCATCACCAACTTCACGGACAGCAGCCTGGAACTGGACGAGGGTGCCCTGCAGATCATGGATATCACTGAAATCATCCAGGCAGTGATCTAG